A window of Streptomyces marispadix contains these coding sequences:
- a CDS encoding GH1 family beta-glucosidase → MPASCAEEESGGGLVLRRAGQGGQAEVPYVVAVLTEDGDCLPVPAAETVRHGDGSVAVRGEAHGFAAELRLTAPDAGDEARESRDASLTVRRTADTSVRAALRAELRLGALDGEDPGWLVPGVFYRQNRLPDCTRPYPRYEAGVRDAASMTWDAWSFRADRCATPAVFARDGEGGGALVLAAEHGPLGESGVGFALLPGGRPALRLHAPYREEPVSYYGSSEPRPAETPAHLWRPGESHTLGFAVHLLDADPHAYAPVLRAHHERTSDTGQDAAGQGATGQDPRRHAPAAWVSLEEAAELTAYGLHRWHYRPDPPVLLETAAFDREALGESGDRQAMHVSWISGVPYAHALLLHARRTGDAEQADAAVGVLDHIAGNLTPGGTFWGQWTRKNGWAHGWHPDSRRLHSRTLADATLFLLRALVAERAGGRDHPRWERAVRSNLAAAAAGQDTATGRLPAALDSRTGEALDHRGGAGLSWIAPLAEAAGALGEPSLLDAARRAGAHHAADVRAEFLCGAPEDVSLAPTSEDGYNALIAYTLLYEADPGDARWLELARHAADWTLTFRYTYDVHFPEDTLLGRYGFRTRGADQASPSNQHLHAFGLICLPETVRLARHLGDPYYLRSARENLDCFRQFVARRDGDFNAYRGMVSERFYQTECFQAKGMLLTLSHAWSAGVLLYACETARSMPEFRQPAREPVRGPQREADVDAEPDAEPDGRTGEGSGPDREQPLRFPREFRWGTATSAYQVEGAADADGRGESIWDRFCRVPGAVENGDTGDVACDMYRRASDDIALMARLGVGAHRFSIAWPRIVPSGTGRVEPRGLAHYDRFIDTLLEHGISPLVTLYHWDLPQPLQERGGWRARETAEAFAEYAEVCFDAFGDRVRDWVTVNEPWIAGLLGHQLGLHAPGERDLAGSVKAMHHLLLAHGMAAPRAGRDARTGVAHALFPHTPADPASEADRAAAHASDGYVNRWFLDAVHGRGYPEDMRRHWERAAGELDFVRDSDMETIGSGSDFIGVNYYTRRIVSARDRQAAGADGGAWPWKVEPGRPGVPRTDLGWEIVPGELSALLIRLHRDYPGVPLMITENGGIFGDGPGEDGAVRDERRIRFLHSHLLAVHRALEAGAPVEGYYHWSFIDNFEWAMGYRPRFGLVHLDRETQRRTIKESGHWYARVARSGTLSPWAGERG, encoded by the coding sequence GTGCCCGCGAGCTGCGCTGAGGAGGAGTCCGGCGGCGGCCTGGTGCTGCGCCGTGCCGGGCAGGGCGGCCAGGCCGAAGTCCCCTACGTGGTGGCGGTGTTGACGGAGGACGGCGACTGCCTGCCGGTCCCGGCCGCCGAGACCGTACGGCACGGCGACGGCAGCGTCGCCGTACGCGGAGAGGCACACGGCTTCGCCGCGGAGCTGCGGCTGACGGCACCGGACGCCGGTGACGAGGCCCGTGAGTCACGCGACGCCTCGCTTACCGTGCGGCGCACCGCGGACACTTCCGTGAGGGCCGCGCTGCGGGCCGAGTTGCGCCTTGGCGCCCTCGACGGCGAGGACCCGGGCTGGCTCGTCCCCGGCGTCTTCTACAGGCAGAACAGGCTGCCCGACTGCACACGCCCGTACCCGCGTTACGAGGCGGGCGTGCGCGACGCGGCGTCCATGACGTGGGACGCCTGGTCGTTCCGCGCGGACCGCTGCGCGACCCCGGCCGTCTTCGCCCGCGACGGCGAAGGCGGCGGCGCACTCGTACTCGCCGCCGAGCACGGCCCGTTGGGAGAGTCGGGCGTCGGCTTCGCGCTGCTGCCCGGCGGGCGGCCCGCGCTGCGGCTGCACGCCCCGTACCGCGAGGAGCCCGTCAGCTACTACGGCTCGTCCGAACCCAGGCCCGCCGAGACCCCCGCCCATCTGTGGCGGCCCGGCGAGTCCCACACCCTCGGCTTCGCCGTCCACCTCCTCGACGCGGACCCGCACGCCTACGCGCCGGTGCTGCGCGCCCACCACGAACGCACCTCGGATACGGGCCAGGACGCTGCGGGCCAGGGCGCGACGGGCCAGGACCCGCGGCGGCACGCCCCCGCGGCGTGGGTGAGCCTGGAGGAGGCCGCCGAACTGACCGCGTACGGGCTGCACCGCTGGCACTACCGCCCCGACCCGCCCGTACTGCTGGAGACGGCCGCCTTCGACCGCGAAGCGCTCGGGGAGAGCGGCGACAGGCAGGCCATGCACGTCTCCTGGATCAGCGGCGTCCCCTACGCGCACGCCCTGCTGCTGCACGCACGCCGCACGGGCGACGCCGAGCAGGCGGACGCCGCGGTCGGCGTGCTCGACCACATCGCCGGGAACCTCACACCCGGCGGCACCTTCTGGGGCCAGTGGACGAGGAAGAACGGCTGGGCACACGGCTGGCATCCCGACAGCAGGCGGCTGCACTCCCGCACACTCGCCGACGCCACGCTCTTCCTGCTGCGCGCCCTCGTCGCGGAACGGGCAGGCGGCAGGGACCATCCGCGGTGGGAGCGTGCGGTGCGCTCCAACCTCGCGGCGGCGGCAGCGGGCCAGGACACCGCAACGGGACGGCTGCCCGCCGCACTCGACAGCCGCACGGGCGAGGCGCTGGACCACCGGGGCGGCGCCGGGCTCTCCTGGATCGCGCCGCTCGCCGAGGCCGCGGGCGCACTGGGCGAACCCTCGCTGCTGGACGCCGCGCGGCGCGCGGGCGCGCACCACGCGGCCGACGTACGGGCCGAATTCCTCTGCGGCGCACCGGAGGACGTCTCCCTCGCCCCCACCTCCGAGGACGGCTACAACGCGCTGATCGCCTACACGCTGCTGTACGAGGCCGACCCAGGCGACGCCCGATGGCTGGAACTCGCCCGCCACGCCGCCGACTGGACACTGACCTTCCGCTACACCTACGACGTGCACTTCCCCGAGGACACCCTCCTCGGGCGCTACGGCTTCCGTACCCGGGGAGCGGACCAGGCGTCGCCCTCCAACCAGCATCTGCATGCCTTCGGGCTGATCTGCCTGCCCGAGACCGTGCGGCTGGCGCGGCATCTCGGCGATCCTTACTACCTGCGCTCGGCACGCGAGAACCTCGACTGCTTCCGGCAGTTCGTCGCCCGCCGTGACGGCGACTTCAACGCCTACCGGGGCATGGTCAGCGAGCGCTTCTACCAGACGGAGTGCTTCCAGGCGAAGGGGATGCTGCTCACGCTCTCCCACGCGTGGTCGGCCGGGGTGCTGCTGTACGCGTGCGAGACGGCGCGGAGCATGCCCGAATTCCGGCAGCCGGCACGCGAGCCGGTGCGCGGCCCGCAGCGGGAGGCCGACGTCGACGCGGAACCGGACGCGGAACCGGACGGGCGCACCGGCGAAGGTTCCGGCCCTGACCGGGAGCAACCGCTGCGCTTCCCAAGGGAGTTCCGCTGGGGCACCGCCACATCCGCGTACCAGGTCGAGGGCGCCGCGGACGCCGACGGGAGGGGCGAGTCGATCTGGGACCGCTTCTGCCGGGTGCCCGGTGCGGTGGAGAACGGCGACACGGGCGACGTGGCCTGCGACATGTACCGGCGTGCCTCCGACGACATCGCGCTGATGGCCCGGCTGGGCGTCGGCGCCCACCGGTTCTCGATCGCCTGGCCGCGCATCGTGCCGTCCGGCACGGGACGCGTCGAGCCGCGCGGCCTGGCGCACTACGACCGCTTCATCGACACCCTCCTCGAACACGGCATCAGCCCGCTCGTCACCCTCTACCACTGGGACCTGCCGCAGCCGCTCCAGGAGCGCGGCGGGTGGCGGGCCCGCGAGACGGCGGAGGCGTTCGCCGAGTACGCCGAGGTGTGCTTCGACGCCTTCGGGGACCGCGTACGGGACTGGGTCACCGTCAACGAGCCGTGGATCGCCGGGCTGCTGGGCCACCAACTCGGGCTGCACGCACCGGGGGAGAGGGACCTGGCGGGCTCGGTGAAGGCCATGCACCATCTGCTGCTGGCACATGGGATGGCCGCGCCCCGCGCGGGCCGTGACGCCCGTACGGGGGTCGCACACGCACTGTTCCCGCACACGCCTGCCGACCCCGCCAGCGAGGCGGACCGTGCCGCGGCCCACGCCTCCGACGGCTACGTCAACCGCTGGTTCCTCGACGCCGTGCACGGCCGCGGTTACCCCGAGGACATGCGGCGGCACTGGGAACGAGCCGCGGGCGAACTGGACTTCGTACGGGACTCGGACATGGAGACCATCGGCTCCGGCAGCGACTTCATCGGCGTCAACTACTACACGCGGCGCATCGTCAGCGCCCGCGACCGGCAGGCCGCGGGCGCTGACGGCGGGGCATGGCCCTGGAAGGTGGAGCCCGGAAGGCCCGGGGTGCCACGGACCGACCTCGGCTGGGAGATCGTCCCCGGTGAGCTGAGCGCCCTGCTGATACGGCTCCACCGGGACTACCCCGGCGTTCCGCTGATGATCACGGAGAACGGAGGGATCTTCGGCGACGGCCCCGGCGAGGACGGCGCCGTCCGCGACGAGCGGCGCATCCGCTTCCTCCACTCCCATCTCCTCGCGGTGCACCGGGCGTTGGAGGCGGGCGCACCCGTCGAGGGCTACTACCACTGGTCGTTCATCGACAACTTCGAGTGGGCCATGGGCTACCGGCCGCGCTTCGGGCTCGTACACCTCGACCGCGAGACGCAGCGGCGCACGATCAAGGAGAGCGGCCACTGGTACGCACGTGTGGCACGCAGCGGGACGCTGAGCCCCTGGGCGGGGGAGCGCGGGTGA
- a CDS encoding FGGY-family carbohydrate kinase, which produces MTSETNSRIGTTPRAPRGRTPLLAGIDVGSTHCKALLCTPDGKVLARAHRATPREADGLAHDAEELTAAALDALGDCVRAEGRAPDTIGLTGMAETGVPLDRHGAPIGPVMAWNDPAPSEHAEALRRRLGEAELHAATGVLPSAKVPLARWCWLREHHPERLSRMRQWAGAADLVARALTGRVGTDATFAQRSMAWEPGTAGAALGRWSAGLLAEAGLTPAQMPHVHPPGRPVGAVTRSAARRLGLRAGTQVVVAGHDHLVGAWIAGARHAGLAADSMGTAEAVLTVSAAPPDRSSAAAEGMSWGRHADGEHWITLAGMASSGALVEWFCERFLGVGEQSTPDGNAVEGTARGGSGRRTSRLAARYEEFARLVADCGRRVPGQAPALPSGITVEPYLQGRSAPRPDPSARLAVHGMGAGHGPADLALALLEGAAYQARWMADVQAELTGTAPQAVTLLGGSTRQRTWTALKAAVTPWTTEICAEPEAPALGAAAWGGAAIGLDPAAIRPGSTPVEAGGPAADAHRDAYRERFLPLVTAEPATSGAPQPQRVRGRAGRQDRRHAQGPGPGQVPPPEPSRDATRQPPPEATRHREPRASREPRTPRDEQASREGEASRP; this is translated from the coding sequence ATGACAAGCGAAACGAACTCCCGCATCGGAACCACCCCCCGCGCCCCCCGTGGCCGTACGCCGCTGCTCGCCGGAATCGACGTCGGCAGCACCCACTGCAAGGCCCTGCTGTGCACACCGGACGGCAAGGTGCTCGCACGTGCCCACCGGGCCACACCACGAGAGGCGGACGGACTGGCCCATGACGCCGAAGAGTTGACGGCGGCGGCACTCGACGCGCTGGGCGACTGCGTACGCGCGGAAGGCCGTGCGCCCGACACGATCGGACTGACGGGGATGGCCGAGACCGGCGTGCCCCTGGACCGGCACGGCGCGCCCATCGGCCCCGTGATGGCGTGGAACGACCCGGCACCCTCCGAGCACGCCGAAGCGCTGCGCAGACGCCTGGGCGAGGCCGAACTCCACGCGGCCACAGGCGTACTGCCCAGCGCCAAGGTGCCCCTCGCACGCTGGTGCTGGCTGCGTGAACACCATCCGGAACGGCTCAGCCGCATGCGGCAGTGGGCGGGCGCCGCGGACCTCGTGGCACGTGCGCTGACCGGAAGGGTCGGCACCGACGCCACGTTCGCGCAGCGCAGCATGGCGTGGGAACCCGGCACGGCCGGCGCCGCTCTGGGCCGCTGGAGCGCCGGGCTCCTCGCGGAGGCCGGGCTCACGCCCGCCCAGATGCCGCATGTGCATCCGCCGGGCCGCCCCGTCGGCGCCGTCACCCGAAGTGCCGCCCGCCGCCTGGGACTTCGTGCCGGTACGCAGGTCGTCGTGGCCGGACACGACCACCTCGTGGGCGCATGGATCGCGGGCGCGAGGCACGCGGGCCTGGCGGCGGACTCGATGGGCACGGCCGAGGCGGTGCTCACGGTCTCGGCCGCTCCGCCGGACCGCTCCTCGGCGGCGGCCGAGGGGATGTCGTGGGGGCGGCACGCCGACGGCGAGCACTGGATCACCCTTGCGGGGATGGCCAGTTCGGGGGCGCTGGTGGAATGGTTCTGCGAACGCTTCCTCGGCGTGGGCGAGCAGAGCACGCCGGACGGCAACGCCGTGGAAGGTACGGCGCGTGGCGGCTCCGGGCGGCGTACGTCCCGACTGGCCGCCCGCTACGAGGAGTTCGCGCGGCTCGTCGCCGACTGCGGGCGGCGTGTGCCGGGTCAGGCACCGGCCCTGCCCAGCGGCATCACCGTCGAGCCCTATCTCCAGGGCCGCAGCGCCCCCCGCCCAGACCCGTCCGCGCGGCTCGCCGTACACGGCATGGGCGCCGGTCACGGTCCCGCCGATCTGGCGCTGGCCCTGCTGGAGGGAGCGGCGTACCAGGCGCGCTGGATGGCCGACGTACAGGCCGAGTTGACGGGTACGGCACCGCAGGCGGTGACGCTGCTCGGCGGCTCCACACGCCAGCGCACCTGGACGGCGCTGAAGGCCGCCGTCACGCCGTGGACCACCGAGATCTGCGCCGAGCCGGAGGCGCCCGCACTGGGCGCGGCGGCGTGGGGCGGCGCGGCGATCGGCCTCGACCCGGCGGCCATCCGGCCCGGCAGCACGCCCGTCGAAGCCGGAGGCCCGGCGGCCGACGCACACCGCGACGCCTACCGGGAACGGTTCCTGCCCCTGGTCACGGCGGAGCCCGCCACGTCCGGCGCCCCCCAACCGCAGCGGGTACGCGGGCGCGCGGGCAGGCAGGACCGAAGACACGCACAGGGACCGGGGCCGGGACAGGTACCGCCACCAGAGCCGTCGCGGGACGCAACCCGGCAGCCACCGCCGGAGGCAACGCGACATCGAGAACCGCGGGCATCACGAGAACCGCGGACTCCACGAGATGAGCAGGCATCGCGAGAAGGAGAGGCATCACGCCCATGA
- a CDS encoding aspartate/glutamate racemase family protein, with product MSARVCVLHTVASLPAVFDPLLREEAPGVSPYHVVDESLLADTVAHGRLPRTAARLAAYVTHAEAAGARAVLVTCSSVGPAAEAARALTGIPVLRVDDPMAAEAVRKGPRIGVLATLDSTLTPTADLVRRHADAQGAQVAVTTTTCPGAYEARLAGRGEEHDRLIAQEARRLAEDHDVLVLAQASMAAAVGTVAEECGIPVLTSPRSGTAQLAAID from the coding sequence ATGAGCGCCCGGGTGTGCGTGCTGCACACCGTCGCCTCGCTGCCCGCCGTCTTCGATCCGCTGCTGCGCGAGGAGGCACCGGGGGTGAGCCCGTACCACGTGGTGGACGAGAGCCTGCTCGCCGACACCGTCGCCCATGGCCGACTGCCGCGCACCGCCGCCCGGTTGGCGGCCTACGTCACCCACGCCGAGGCGGCGGGCGCCCGCGCCGTGCTCGTCACGTGCTCATCCGTCGGGCCCGCGGCGGAGGCCGCACGTGCACTGACGGGGATACCGGTGCTGCGCGTGGACGACCCGATGGCGGCGGAGGCCGTGCGCAAGGGCCCGCGCATCGGCGTACTGGCCACCCTCGACTCCACGCTCACTCCGACCGCCGACCTCGTTCGCCGCCACGCGGACGCCCAGGGCGCACAGGTCGCCGTCACCACCACCACATGTCCCGGCGCCTACGAGGCGAGGCTGGCCGGACGCGGCGAGGAACACGACCGGCTCATCGCCCAGGAGGCGAGGCGACTGGCCGAGGACCACGATGTGCTCGTACTCGCCCAGGCGTCCATGGCCGCCGCCGTCGGCACGGTCGCCGAGGAGTGCGGCATACCGGTGCTCACGTCACCGCGCAGCGGCACCGCTCAACTGGCCGCGATCGACTGA
- a CDS encoding GMC family oxidoreductase, with the protein MSAQNRLGGLVAAMLADDGGTSWPGAVPRRLDAVLGTMPAHARAGVKAAAAAVDAYAAVRTGRRLRGLTPAERETVLSSLAARSSLLPVLDAVKVPVMLAAGTERMLHEEPAPPPALAPEDPPLDCVPSAEWPDRSTADAVVVGSGAGGAIAARTLARAGMRVVVLEEGAHHTTADFGRRAPLDRFGELYRDGGGTIALGNPPVVLPVGRAVGGTTVVNSGTCYRTPERVLARWRDAYGLPLADSDAFGECLDEVERTVRVETASLDVLGRNGRTALLGAERLGWQAAPLRRNATGCKGSCQCVVGCPTGAKQSVQLSVLPDACAAGARIVTGAYVRRVLVERDRPGGPRACGVAVRRPDGSELEILSPLVVVAAGALYSPALLRRSGLGGHPRLGRNLAIHPAASVAGRFAEPVTAWRGVLQSVGVEELHGDGILIEATAGPPGMGSFVLPGVGRALRRELDGAASLATLGAMIADLPSGRVLGARRTLLRYDLAQRDAGRLMRAIEAMGKVLFAAGADEVLTGIPSAPKAHSQDELRELLRGVTAKQLHLSAFHPTGTVALGADPQTAPADTEGRLRGVRGVLIADGSALPSCPEVNPQLTIMAMALAIGRTASGMAQSA; encoded by the coding sequence ATGAGCGCTCAGAACCGGCTCGGCGGCCTCGTCGCCGCCATGCTCGCCGACGACGGCGGCACGTCGTGGCCGGGTGCCGTGCCCCGGCGGCTCGACGCCGTGCTCGGCACGATGCCCGCCCACGCCCGCGCGGGTGTGAAGGCCGCGGCAGCCGCCGTGGACGCCTACGCCGCCGTACGCACCGGACGCCGGCTGCGCGGACTGACGCCCGCGGAACGGGAGACGGTGCTCTCCTCGCTCGCCGCCCGGTCGTCGCTGCTGCCGGTGCTGGACGCCGTGAAAGTGCCCGTGATGCTCGCCGCGGGCACCGAGCGGATGCTCCACGAGGAGCCCGCGCCGCCACCCGCCCTCGCACCCGAGGACCCGCCGCTGGACTGTGTGCCGTCGGCCGAGTGGCCGGACCGTTCGACGGCGGACGCCGTGGTCGTCGGCTCCGGCGCGGGCGGCGCCATCGCGGCCCGTACGCTCGCTCGCGCCGGGATGCGGGTGGTCGTACTGGAGGAGGGGGCGCACCACACCACCGCGGACTTCGGGCGGCGTGCGCCGCTCGACCGCTTCGGGGAGCTGTACCGCGACGGCGGCGGCACCATAGCGCTCGGCAATCCGCCCGTCGTGCTGCCGGTGGGACGGGCCGTGGGCGGTACGACGGTCGTCAACTCCGGTACGTGCTACCGCACTCCGGAGCGGGTGCTGGCCCGCTGGCGCGACGCCTACGGGCTCCCCCTGGCCGACTCGGACGCCTTCGGCGAATGCCTCGACGAGGTCGAGCGCACCGTACGCGTCGAGACCGCGTCCCTCGACGTCCTCGGCCGCAACGGGCGGACCGCGCTGCTCGGCGCCGAGCGCCTCGGCTGGCAGGCCGCGCCGCTGCGCCGCAACGCCACCGGATGCAAGGGCTCCTGCCAGTGCGTCGTCGGCTGCCCCACTGGCGCGAAGCAGAGCGTGCAGCTCTCGGTGCTGCCCGACGCTTGCGCGGCGGGAGCGCGGATCGTCACGGGAGCGTACGTACGTCGCGTCCTCGTCGAGCGGGACCGGCCCGGCGGGCCGAGGGCGTGCGGGGTGGCGGTGCGGCGCCCGGACGGCAGCGAGTTGGAGATCCTCAGCCCGCTCGTGGTGGTCGCCGCGGGGGCGCTGTACTCGCCGGCGCTGCTGCGCCGCTCCGGCCTCGGCGGCCATCCCAGGCTCGGCCGCAACCTCGCGATTCATCCGGCGGCGAGCGTCGCGGGGCGCTTCGCCGAACCGGTCACCGCCTGGCGGGGCGTGCTCCAGAGCGTCGGCGTGGAGGAGCTGCACGGCGACGGCATCCTCATCGAGGCCACAGCGGGGCCTCCCGGCATGGGGTCGTTCGTACTGCCGGGTGTGGGACGGGCGTTGCGCAGGGAACTGGACGGGGCCGCGTCGCTCGCCACGCTCGGCGCTATGATCGCGGATCTGCCTTCGGGCCGCGTTCTGGGGGCCCGTCGTACGCTGCTCCGCTACGACCTGGCACAGCGGGACGCGGGGCGGCTGATGCGTGCGATCGAGGCGATGGGGAAGGTGCTCTTCGCCGCGGGCGCGGACGAGGTCCTCACAGGAATCCCGTCGGCACCGAAGGCGCACTCGCAGGACGAACTCCGGGAACTTCTCAGGGGGGTGACGGCAAAGCAGCTCCATCTGTCGGCGTTCCATCCGACGGGAACGGTGGCACTGGGCGCCGATCCGCAGACCGCCCCGGCGGACACCGAGGGGCGTCTGAGGGGGGTGCGGGGAGTGCTGATCGCCGATGGCTCCGCGCTGCCTAGCTGCCCGGAAGTGAATCCTCAGCTCACGATCATGGCGATGGCCCTCGCTATCGGAAGGACTGCCTCCGGAATGGCACAGAGTGCCTAA
- a CDS encoding FadR/GntR family transcriptional regulator, which produces METLPRETIVDVLENKLREEILTGSHPAGSYLPPERELADGYGVTRTTLKHAFGRLIQSGLLETRHGVGTRVRDFARLGGADLLPMLVRHSPGWLGEIFEVRRSIGALIAERAAMRATPEQRDELRTLLAAVGEAEGGNDVQLADIEVHRALARATGNRVYTLLTNTLFNAYVPMRAHLVGPFLDPQVAHGRLEPVVAAVGSGDAKAAREAADAYLADTERIMLDGLGIA; this is translated from the coding sequence GTGGAAACGCTGCCCCGCGAGACCATCGTCGACGTACTGGAGAACAAGCTCCGCGAGGAGATCCTCACCGGGTCCCATCCCGCGGGGAGCTATCTGCCGCCCGAGCGCGAACTCGCCGACGGCTACGGCGTCACGCGCACCACGCTCAAGCACGCCTTCGGGCGCCTCATACAGTCCGGGCTGCTGGAGACCCGCCATGGAGTCGGCACACGCGTAAGGGACTTCGCGCGCCTCGGCGGCGCCGATCTGCTGCCCATGCTGGTGCGCCACAGCCCCGGCTGGCTCGGGGAGATCTTCGAAGTGCGGCGCAGCATCGGGGCGTTGATCGCCGAGAGGGCCGCGATGAGGGCCACCCCGGAACAGCGCGACGAGCTGCGCACGCTGCTGGCCGCCGTCGGCGAGGCCGAGGGCGGCAACGACGTGCAGCTCGCCGACATCGAGGTGCACAGGGCGCTGGCCCGCGCCACCGGAAACCGCGTCTACACGCTGCTGACCAACACGCTCTTCAACGCCTACGTCCCCATGCGCGCCCATCTCGTAGGCCCGTTCCTCGATCCGCAGGTGGCGCACGGCAGGCTGGAGCCCGTCGTCGCGGCGGTCGGCAGCGGCGACGCGAAGGCGGCCCGCGAGGCGGCGGACGCCTATCTCGCCGATACCGAGCGCATCATGCTCGACGGTCTCGGGATCGCCTGA
- a CDS encoding nitroreductase family protein, which produces MPELTAHELLTTTRSVRKRLDLERPVDPALVRDCLETALQAPSGSNAQRWHWLVLTDPEVRREVGALYRKSCRAYLESPHAAGRLYADDPQRSKVQARVNDSVAYLADRMGDVPVLVVPCLQLPSEELPEGNQAGLWGSILPAAWSYMLAARSRGLGTAWTTLHLRYEKEVAEVLGLPSNVRQAALIPTAHYTGDTFKPARRTPLSEVLHENGW; this is translated from the coding sequence GTGCCCGAACTGACCGCACACGAGCTGCTGACCACCACCCGCAGCGTCCGCAAGCGGCTGGACCTGGAGCGTCCCGTCGACCCGGCCCTCGTACGCGACTGCCTGGAGACCGCCCTCCAGGCGCCCAGCGGCTCCAACGCACAGCGCTGGCACTGGCTCGTCCTCACCGACCCCGAGGTCCGGCGCGAAGTGGGCGCGCTCTACCGGAAGTCCTGCCGGGCCTACCTCGAATCGCCGCACGCCGCCGGGCGTCTCTACGCCGACGACCCGCAGCGCTCGAAGGTGCAGGCCCGCGTCAACGACAGCGTCGCCTACCTCGCGGACCGCATGGGAGACGTCCCCGTGCTGGTCGTCCCCTGCCTCCAACTGCCCTCCGAGGAGCTGCCCGAGGGAAACCAGGCGGGCCTGTGGGGCTCGATCCTCCCCGCCGCCTGGAGCTATATGCTCGCCGCCCGCTCCCGGGGCCTGGGCACCGCGTGGACCACGCTCCATCTGCGCTACGAGAAGGAGGTGGCCGAAGTCCTGGGCCTCCCCTCGAACGTCCGCCAGGCGGCGCTCATCCCCACCGCGCACTACACGGGCGACACCTTCAAGCCCGCGCGGCGCACGCCGCTTTCGGAGGTGCTGCACGAGAACGGCTGGTGA
- a CDS encoding AAA family ATPase, with amino-acid sequence MITTLAVENYRSLSRLIVPLERLNVVTGANGTGKSSLYRALRLLADAARGGAVAALAREGGLRSTLWAGAENPAQGAGRSGPVGLRLGFAGDEFGYAVDFGHPIPSGSLFDLDPEIKVEATWAGPVLRPAAVLSERKGPSVRTRTADGDWHRSAGELRPYDSMLSEFADPRLAPDLLRLREHIRSWRFYDHVRTDAGAPARSTATGTRTPVLGHDGGDLAAALQTIMEIGDGKSLETAVDAAFPGSTLSIGSEGGRFELRLHQRGLMRPLGAAELSDGTLRYLLWTAALLTPRPPGLLVLNEPEASLHPELLPPLADLIVTAAPDTQIVVVTHASELAGELERRAIRGGLGVNAVELVKDEYGQTEVAGREGPLDQPPWHWPKR; translated from the coding sequence ATGATCACCACTCTCGCCGTCGAGAACTACCGTTCCCTGAGCCGTCTTATCGTGCCGCTGGAGCGGCTGAACGTCGTCACCGGTGCCAACGGCACCGGGAAGTCCAGCCTGTACCGGGCGCTGCGGCTGCTCGCCGACGCCGCTCGTGGCGGGGCCGTCGCGGCGCTCGCGCGGGAGGGCGGGCTGCGGTCGACGCTGTGGGCGGGCGCGGAGAATCCCGCACAGGGCGCGGGCCGCAGCGGGCCCGTGGGGCTGCGGCTGGGCTTCGCGGGGGACGAGTTCGGGTACGCCGTCGACTTCGGGCATCCGATACCGTCCGGCTCGCTCTTCGACCTCGATCCGGAGATCAAGGTCGAGGCCACCTGGGCGGGTCCGGTGCTGCGCCCTGCGGCTGTGCTCTCCGAGCGCAAGGGGCCTTCCGTGCGTACTCGTACGGCGGACGGCGACTGGCACCGCTCGGCGGGTGAACTGCGCCCGTACGACAGCATGTTGAGCGAGTTCGCCGATCCCCGGCTGGCACCCGACCTGCTGCGGCTGCGGGAGCACATCAGGTCGTGGCGCTTCTACGACCATGTGCGTACGGATGCGGGAGCGCCCGCCCGCAGCACGGCGACCGGCACCCGTACGCCGGTGCTCGGGCATGACGGCGGGGATCTGGCCGCGGCGCTCCAGACGATCATGGAGATCGGGGACGGCAAGTCGCTGGAGACGGCGGTGGACGCGGCGTTCCCGGGGAGCACGCTGAGCATCGGGAGCGAGGGCGGCCGTTTCGAACTGCGCCTGCATCAGCGGGGGTTGATGAGACCGCTCGGCGCCGCCGAACTGTCGGACGGCACCCTGCGCTATCTGCTGTGGACCGCTGCGCTGCTGACGCCCCGCCCTCCCGGGCTGCTCGTACTCAACGAGCCGGAGGCCAGCCTCCACCCCGAACTGCTGCCGCCGCTGGCGGACTTGATCGTCACCGCCGCACCGGACACGCAGATCGTGGTGGTCACTCACGCGTCGGAGCTGGCCGGAGAGCTGGAGCGCCGCGCGATACGTGGCGGGCTGGGCGTCAACGCGGTCGAGCTGGTGAAGGACGAGTACGGGCAGACGGAGGTGGCAGGACGCGAGGGCCCGCTGGACCAGCCTCCTTGGCACTGGCCGAAGCGGTGA